A window from Funiculus sociatus GB2-C1 encodes these proteins:
- a CDS encoding circadian clock KaiB family protein, giving the protein MTQYQLHIPQLFKGIALFTPGGDLIYCIDSTKQNHWHLHLCAGLQEMLGLQEPPHFLVPAYTATIDRWFAPYTQELQVAAEVYPPVRRHQALLNGVFQTGDWQNWQIAPWPPELGDPIVLETYRDQFPQLWENHDLIVRLERTGFQPSLPTVPTRGYVLRLFVSGHNGTTERTLQSLHQLLEQSLGHPYTLKVIDIFKHPEQAESNHISATPTLVRVWPQPVRRIVGDLDNIERVLQVLGAVDL; this is encoded by the coding sequence TTGACCCAATACCAACTACACATCCCCCAGTTGTTCAAAGGCATTGCCCTGTTTACACCAGGGGGAGATTTAATTTATTGTATTGACTCCACTAAGCAGAACCACTGGCACCTGCATCTGTGTGCTGGACTTCAAGAAATGCTGGGGTTACAGGAGCCTCCTCATTTTTTAGTGCCAGCGTACACTGCCACAATCGATCGCTGGTTTGCTCCTTACACCCAAGAATTGCAGGTTGCTGCTGAAGTTTATCCGCCAGTGCGACGGCATCAGGCATTACTGAATGGGGTTTTCCAGACTGGCGATTGGCAAAATTGGCAAATTGCTCCTTGGCCCCCAGAATTAGGCGACCCGATTGTACTGGAAACTTATCGCGACCAATTTCCCCAACTTTGGGAAAACCACGACTTAATCGTGCGCTTGGAGCGAACTGGTTTCCAACCTTCATTACCTACAGTTCCAACTCGTGGCTATGTCCTGCGCCTCTTTGTTTCCGGACATAATGGAACCACTGAACGGACTCTCCAAAGTTTGCACCAGCTGTTAGAGCAATCTCTTGGTCATCCTTACACTTTGAAAGTTATTGATATCTTCAAACACCCAGAGCAGGCGGAGTCTAATCATATCTCTGCAACACCGACCCTTGTTCGGGTCTGGCCTCAGCCTGTGCGAAGGATTGTTGGTGATTTGGATAATATTGAAAGAGTGCTACAGGTACTCGGCGCTGTGGATTTATAA
- a CDS encoding AAA family ATPase, whose protein sequence is MRAMTDLREPEEASAYNDRSVRTLLRAIALSQGYFSLILVRCNYASLQNRMVQQIRQQNQCLMRELILADTVKTLYNPILEAVGEQGSSQLQQEMPPALMILGLESAIALDQVLISTNLLRDEFRAHFPFPIVLWITDAVLQKLIRFAPDFKSWAASSIRFVLSTSELMELLQNKADSWFAKELNLSTDQSPENFALAPCVSNHPLELESALEDLRDRGQQLEPKLQASLEFVRGCDDYNRDRIESSIVHYQKSLGYFRSDDSAVSCHKKATDKNRKARNTSFHSRLRRFTMLGLQNPQKEREGLLLFYLGRCYSRLANLRPEKSRQHWNQSRDYLHECIQVFEAAERPELVAKFISSLCEVLQRLEAWTDLQVLAQKALLLHQTYKLSLQQAQDYGFLAEVALSVCNWEEVNLQARFALSTLALTNLDTTCLAMPLSQYESLYLFLLALSQQHLGEWQTATAVKNLEQALEQCNHQYDPHLYIRIAKALRSLYFEEGHYLQAFLLKQQLRSIEQQYGFRAFTGAGRLQPHRQALNPSISHALETRARGSVAQEIAASGRQQDVSRLIERISRNDRKLILIHGPSGVGKSSIITAGLIPALQLKSIGARDVLPVVVQAYSDWLGTLRRNLAHSLALRNQKGEEANSSRERELFPLPSQEFPISTEILEQLRQNANGNLLTVLIFDQFEELFFVCTNPAIRHQFYEFLRDCLNIPFVKVILSLREDYLHYLLECERLNYLDIINNDILNQEIRYYLGNFSKKDAKLVIKRLTERSPFFNLEQQLISRLVEDLAEELGEVRPIELQLVGAQLQEEEDKITTLQQYLQLGANPKAELVERFLKKVIADCGPENESAAWDILFLLTDKKGTRPLKTQEEFATILSVKKKKLNLILEILIGSGLVFVVWDESEARYQLVHDYLVERIRHRSDLNLKAQLARSEEKLNRVQKQQLGTIAAGIIMAILAILAGQFAWRAEAQRKVAAIAQTNAQLSALSASSETLFVSHKEFDALIEALRAGKRLKNATGVEPATQLRVLLAMQRAVYGVQERNRLEGHRDIVWGVSFSPDGQTIASASTDKTVKLWRRDGKLLKTLGNLIGHTDSVTSVSFSPDGKTLASSSLDKTIKLWKTDGTLIRTIKGHSSPVNNVSFSPDGKILASASDDKTVKLWNRSTGQLLKTLKHNSKVTSVVFSPDGRLLATASYDKIISIWDISKQKLEQPEKILRGHQGKVTCLNFSLDGQLLASASDDKTIKLWNKSGELVQTLAGHTDWVFGVSFSPDSQKLASSSNDNTVRVWRRDSKAKFETRSYRILKGHSDAVTSVSWSPDGQTLASGSYDKTVKFWRLNDMSRIVLKGHKDHVHDISFSPDGQTLASASQDKTVKLWDKSGLLLGTLVGHKDRVLSVTFSPDGQLIASASRDKTVKIWSISGKLLLTLNGQNGHKDWVLDVAFSPNGKIIASASRDKTVKLWDVSGRLIKTLKGHSDRVNAVAFSPNGNTLATTSDDNTIKLWTSDGKYIQTLAGHNGWVLDVTFSPNGQLIASASYDNTVKLWRRDGSLYRTLEGHTDSVSHLSFSPDGQILATTTWENTVQLWRLDDTLIKTLQGHSGRVTSVSFSPDGKALASASQDQTASIWNLDLDNLLLHSCNWVQDYLTNNPKVRASDRFLCNSN, encoded by the coding sequence ATGAGAGCAATGACTGATTTGAGGGAACCAGAAGAGGCATCTGCATACAACGATCGCTCAGTGAGGACATTATTAAGAGCGATCGCACTTTCTCAGGGGTACTTTTCGCTAATCTTGGTGCGCTGCAACTATGCTTCTTTACAAAATCGGATGGTGCAGCAGATACGCCAACAAAATCAGTGTTTGATGCGGGAGCTTATCTTAGCAGATACAGTCAAAACCCTCTACAACCCGATTCTGGAAGCTGTGGGGGAGCAAGGCAGCTCGCAGCTACAACAGGAAATGCCGCCAGCTTTGATGATTTTGGGGTTAGAGTCAGCGATCGCGCTTGACCAGGTGCTGATATCTACCAACTTACTGCGAGATGAGTTTCGCGCTCATTTTCCCTTTCCGATAGTGCTGTGGATTACGGACGCGGTGCTGCAAAAGCTAATCCGGTTTGCGCCGGATTTCAAAAGCTGGGCGGCTTCATCAATCCGCTTTGTGCTGTCCACATCGGAGTTAATGGAATTACTGCAAAATAAGGCAGACTCCTGGTTTGCCAAAGAGCTAAACCTCAGTACCGATCAGTCGCCAGAAAATTTTGCCCTCGCTCCTTGTGTTTCCAACCATCCTCTAGAACTGGAGTCAGCTTTAGAAGATTTGCGCGATCGCGGACAGCAATTAGAGCCAAAATTACAAGCAAGTCTGGAATTTGTCCGGGGATGCGATGACTACAACAGAGATCGGATCGAGTCGAGCATAGTCCATTATCAAAAAAGTCTGGGTTATTTCCGAAGTGACGACTCAGCAGTGAGTTGTCACAAAAAGGCAACTGACAAAAACCGAAAGGCGAGAAACACTTCTTTCCATTCTCGTCTGCGACGCTTTACCATGCTAGGCCTTCAGAACCCCCAGAAAGAGCGAGAGGGTTTACTGCTGTTTTACTTGGGGCGATGTTACAGCCGTTTGGCTAACTTGCGACCAGAAAAAAGCCGCCAACACTGGAACCAATCCAGAGATTATTTACACGAGTGTATTCAGGTCTTTGAAGCGGCTGAGCGTCCAGAACTGGTTGCTAAGTTTATTTCGTCTCTTTGTGAAGTGCTGCAACGCTTAGAAGCTTGGACAGACTTGCAGGTTTTGGCTCAAAAAGCTTTGTTGTTACATCAAACTTATAAATTGTCCCTCCAGCAAGCTCAAGATTATGGCTTTTTGGCGGAAGTTGCTCTTTCTGTATGCAACTGGGAAGAGGTAAATTTGCAAGCAAGGTTTGCACTCTCGACGCTAGCGCTAACGAATTTAGATACAACCTGTCTAGCAATGCCACTCTCCCAGTATGAGAGTTTATATCTATTTCTTCTGGCTCTGTCCCAGCAGCATTTGGGTGAGTGGCAAACTGCTACTGCTGTCAAAAACTTGGAACAAGCTCTAGAACAGTGTAACCATCAGTACGATCCGCATTTGTATATTCGGATTGCCAAAGCTTTGCGATCGCTTTACTTTGAAGAAGGTCATTATCTGCAAGCTTTTCTACTTAAGCAACAACTGCGTTCCATTGAACAGCAGTATGGTTTCCGCGCCTTCACTGGTGCTGGACGCTTACAGCCCCACCGACAAGCTCTTAACCCAAGTATCTCACATGCACTAGAAACGCGAGCTAGAGGATCTGTTGCCCAGGAGATAGCGGCTTCCGGTCGCCAACAAGATGTTAGTCGCCTTATCGAGCGCATCAGCCGCAACGATCGCAAGCTGATTTTAATTCACGGCCCTTCTGGGGTTGGCAAAAGCTCAATTATTACAGCTGGCTTAATCCCCGCACTACAGCTCAAAAGTATTGGCGCTCGCGATGTCTTGCCCGTCGTAGTGCAGGCTTACAGCGATTGGTTGGGGACGCTGAGAAGAAATTTAGCCCATTCTCTTGCTCTCAGGAATCAGAAAGGCGAAGAGGCAAACAGCAGTAGAGAGAGAGAATTATTCCCTTTACCTAGTCAAGAGTTCCCCATTTCCACTGAAATTCTAGAACAGTTGCGACAAAATGCTAACGGCAATCTGTTAACAGTTCTGATTTTTGACCAATTTGAAGAGTTATTTTTTGTTTGTACTAACCCAGCGATTAGACATCAATTTTATGAATTTTTGCGCGACTGTCTAAACATTCCTTTCGTAAAAGTTATTTTATCCCTCCGAGAAGACTATTTACATTATTTATTAGAATGCGAACGACTTAATTATTTAGATATTATTAACAATGATATTTTAAATCAAGAAATTCGTTATTACTTGGGCAACTTTTCTAAGAAAGATGCCAAGCTTGTGATTAAAAGATTAACTGAACGTTCTCCATTTTTTAATTTGGAGCAGCAATTAATTAGTCGGTTGGTAGAAGATTTGGCTGAAGAATTAGGAGAAGTTCGACCTATTGAGTTGCAATTAGTGGGCGCTCAACTACAAGAAGAAGAAGACAAAATCACAACTTTGCAGCAATATCTGCAACTTGGAGCTAACCCAAAAGCAGAACTGGTGGAGAGATTTTTAAAAAAAGTTATTGCTGATTGTGGCCCAGAGAACGAGTCCGCCGCTTGGGATATTTTGTTTTTATTAACAGATAAAAAAGGAACCCGTCCACTAAAGACTCAAGAGGAATTCGCAACTATTTTATCTGTCAAGAAAAAGAAACTAAATTTAATTTTAGAGATTCTTATAGGCTCTGGTTTAGTATTTGTTGTCTGGGATGAGTCAGAAGCCCGCTATCAGTTGGTGCATGATTATTTGGTCGAGCGGATTCGCCACAGATCCGATTTGAACCTGAAAGCACAGCTAGCCAGAAGTGAGGAAAAACTGAATCGAGTTCAGAAACAACAGCTGGGGACGATTGCCGCTGGTATCATAATGGCAATTCTGGCAATTTTGGCTGGACAATTTGCGTGGCGAGCGGAAGCTCAAAGAAAAGTGGCTGCGATCGCGCAAACTAATGCTCAGCTTAGCGCCCTGAGTGCCTCTTCCGAAACACTCTTTGTTTCCCACAAGGAATTTGATGCTTTAATTGAAGCGTTGAGGGCAGGTAAACGCCTAAAAAATGCCACGGGTGTAGAACCAGCGACTCAGCTGCGCGTCTTGTTAGCAATGCAGCGAGCAGTCTATGGCGTGCAAGAGCGCAATCGTTTGGAGGGGCATCGAGATATAGTTTGGGGTGTGAGTTTCAGCCCAGACGGACAAACAATTGCCTCAGCGAGTACAGATAAGACTGTAAAACTCTGGCGACGCGATGGCAAACTACTGAAAACTTTGGGAAACCTTATTGGACACACTGATAGTGTCACCAGTGTAAGTTTCAGCCCAGACGGTAAAACGTTGGCTTCTAGCAGTTTAGACAAGACGATAAAACTGTGGAAAACAGACGGTACTTTAATTAGAACAATTAAAGGACATAGTAGCCCGGTTAATAACGTCAGCTTCAGCCCAGACGGTAAAATATTGGCTTCAGCAAGTGATGATAAAACGGTAAAGCTTTGGAACCGCAGCACTGGCCAGTTGCTGAAGACCTTAAAACATAACAGCAAAGTTACTAGCGTTGTTTTCAGCCCGGATGGGAGGTTGTTAGCTACGGCGAGTTATGACAAAATCATTAGCATTTGGGATATTTCCAAGCAAAAGCTAGAGCAGCCTGAAAAAATTTTGCGGGGACATCAAGGTAAAGTGACTTGCCTGAATTTCAGCCTGGATGGGCAGCTTTTGGCTTCGGCAAGCGATGACAAAACGATAAAACTTTGGAACAAAAGCGGCGAACTGGTTCAGACGCTGGCAGGACATACTGACTGGGTATTTGGAGTTAGTTTTAGTCCCGATAGTCAGAAGTTAGCTTCTTCCAGTAATGATAATACGGTGAGAGTTTGGCGGCGTGACAGTAAGGCCAAGTTTGAAACCCGTTCCTACAGAATTCTTAAGGGACACAGCGATGCTGTCACCAGTGTATCTTGGTCGCCAGATGGTCAGACTTTGGCTTCTGGTAGCTACGACAAAACTGTTAAATTCTGGCGACTTAACGATATGTCGCGCATTGTTTTAAAAGGACATAAGGATCATGTGCATGACATTAGTTTCAGCCCAGATGGTCAGACTTTAGCTTCTGCTAGTCAAGATAAAACGGTAAAATTGTGGGACAAAAGTGGATTGTTACTCGGAACTTTGGTGGGGCATAAAGACCGGGTACTTAGTGTTACTTTTAGTCCAGACGGTCAGTTGATTGCTTCTGCTTCTCGCGACAAAACGGTGAAAATTTGGAGTATATCGGGTAAGCTGCTTTTGACTTTAAACGGGCAGAATGGACATAAAGATTGGGTTTTGGATGTGGCTTTTAGTCCTAATGGTAAGATCATTGCGTCTGCTTCTCGCGATAAGACAGTGAAACTTTGGGATGTTTCTGGTAGGCTGATTAAAACTTTGAAAGGACATAGCGATCGCGTTAATGCAGTTGCCTTTAGTCCGAATGGTAATACACTGGCAACTACCAGCGATGATAATACTATCAAACTCTGGACATCTGATGGCAAATACATCCAAACCCTGGCTGGGCATAATGGCTGGGTCTTGGATGTAACGTTTAGTCCCAATGGCCAGCTAATCGCGTCAGCTAGTTATGATAATACTGTAAAACTTTGGCGCCGGGATGGATCTTTGTATCGAACTTTAGAAGGGCATACTGATAGCGTTTCTCACCTTAGTTTTAGTCCAGATGGTCAGATTTTGGCGACGACTACTTGGGAAAATACAGTACAATTGTGGCGGCTTGATGATACTTTGATTAAAACTCTTCAAGGTCATAGTGGCCGCGTTACAAGCGTCAGTTTCAGTCCTGATGGTAAAGCACTTGCTTCTGCTAGTCAGGATCAAACAGCGAGTATCTGGAATCTGGATTTAGATAATCTCCTGTTGCACAGCTGTAATTGGGTGCAGGACTATCTGACTAATAACCCGAAAGTTCGAGCAAGCGATCGCTTCCTTTGCAATAGTAATTAG
- a CDS encoding BON domain-containing protein, whose translation MGWLKRLFGMEKPQNAQVNATPAPTAQAPAAAGAASGSQTIPPERVGLNGEYDQSGLAKRVALAFDQDPSLDDIDTLYVAQTGGTVVLKGKVPSQQILSQMVSVARSVEGATGVESNQVTIG comes from the coding sequence ATGGGTTGGTTAAAAAGACTTTTTGGGATGGAAAAGCCGCAAAATGCTCAAGTCAATGCGACCCCAGCACCGACAGCACAAGCTCCTGCCGCAGCTGGTGCAGCAAGTGGCAGCCAGACAATTCCCCCAGAGCGAGTAGGATTAAATGGGGAATATGACCAAAGCGGTCTTGCCAAGCGGGTTGCTCTGGCTTTTGACCAAGACCCGTCTTTGGATGATATTGATACGCTCTACGTAGCGCAGACTGGCGGTACAGTGGTTTTAAAAGGAAAAGTTCCCAGTCAGCAAATTCTCTCTCAAATGGTATCGGTCGCCCGCAGTGTGGAAGGTGCCACGGGTGTTGAAAGCAATCAAGTCACCATTGGTTAG
- a CDS encoding ABC transporter ATP-binding protein → MANVRLQGITRRFTNTTAIENITFEVPDGQFWVMVGPSGCGKSTILRTIAGLETATGGNLYIGDTLMNGVPARARDVAMVFQNYALYPHMTVAENLAFGLRMRSFEKKMVRERVETVARSLDISHLLDRKPKQLSGGQQQRVALGRALARQPQVFLLDEPLSNLDAQLRDDTRAELKQLHQKVGITTIYVTHDQVEAMTLADQIIVLNQGRIQQIGDPQNIYARPANRMVATFLGSPPMNILSATYTGEVFQIGNESLPCLFALRNKLKLPEGKTFDLGIRPEHIWINEPQTPPEDKEYGQLVVEVHVVEPLGREILVRGRLPESAVVVNFQAGADWRGRPGDRLTIQLDLNQLFVFDSTTGDTLYP, encoded by the coding sequence ATGGCAAACGTTCGCTTACAAGGCATTACGCGCAGATTTACTAATACCACTGCCATTGAGAATATTACCTTTGAGGTGCCTGATGGACAATTCTGGGTGATGGTGGGGCCTTCTGGTTGCGGTAAATCGACGATTTTGCGAACGATTGCTGGTTTGGAAACTGCCACTGGCGGTAATCTCTACATCGGGGATACTTTGATGAATGGCGTCCCAGCTAGGGCGAGGGATGTGGCGATGGTATTCCAAAATTATGCGCTTTACCCGCACATGACGGTAGCGGAAAATCTGGCTTTTGGTCTGAGGATGCGCTCTTTTGAGAAGAAAATGGTTCGAGAACGGGTGGAAACGGTAGCGCGATCGCTCGATATTTCCCATCTTCTGGATCGTAAGCCTAAGCAACTTTCTGGAGGACAGCAGCAGCGAGTAGCGTTGGGGAGAGCGCTCGCACGTCAACCCCAAGTATTTCTCTTAGATGAACCACTTTCTAATTTAGATGCTCAGTTGCGAGATGATACCCGGGCGGAACTCAAGCAGCTACATCAAAAAGTGGGAATTACTACTATTTATGTCACCCACGATCAGGTAGAAGCGATGACTTTAGCCGATCAAATTATAGTGCTAAATCAAGGTCGAATTCAGCAAATTGGCGACCCTCAAAATATTTATGCCAGACCTGCTAATCGGATGGTGGCGACGTTTTTAGGTAGTCCGCCGATGAATATTTTATCTGCGACCTACACGGGTGAAGTTTTTCAGATAGGCAACGAATCTTTACCTTGTTTGTTTGCGCTTCGCAATAAGTTAAAACTCCCTGAAGGGAAAACTTTTGATTTGGGAATTCGTCCAGAGCATATTTGGATTAACGAACCGCAAACGCCCCCAGAAGATAAGGAATATGGACAGTTAGTTGTTGAGGTGCATGTTGTTGAACCTTTGGGGAGGGAGATTCTAGTTCGTGGGCGTTTGCCGGAATCTGCTGTTGTGGTGAATTTTCAGGCGGGTGCAGATTGGCGGGGTCGTCCGGGCGATCGCTTGACCATCCAACTCGACCTGAATCAGCTGTTTGTCTTTGACTCCACCACTGGCGACACTCTCTATCCTTAG
- a CDS encoding type IV pilus twitching motility protein PilT, with product MTEPQRPPMSPPPPPRVPPAPPPGMRPPARDAAATSSTQQQPMQTVDMSSTQRTAVAAPPPPPKVPPGMPPGMPPGVPPSGRPAPPPSSAAPTVVSRTPAKPVGPSPGQPTLREIVVKAHENGISDIHVGVSEVPRFRKRGDMETTDYPLTDEATFMSWLREVMSDAQIREFEERLDFDGVTQYEFSRARINVFGSMRGPAMVMRLIPNNILTMEQLRLPEVFKDICHYHKGLILVTGPTGSGKSTTMAAMIDYINKEMAKHIITIEDPIEFVHTSRKSLIKHREVGLNTLKFDNALKAALREDPDLILVGEMRDKETVNTALKAAQTGHLVMGTLHTNSAVKTIERILNLYSAEEQHSMKIAIAESLVSIISQGLCKTTDGKRAAFHDILINTEAIKDYIKEGKYEEITGIMLASSFDGMITMNRALLDLYQEGRITEETALEMSPTPNEMAQFLRGRV from the coding sequence ATGACAGAACCCCAGCGTCCACCGATGTCACCGCCCCCTCCACCCCGCGTACCCCCTGCACCACCGCCGGGAATGCGACCTCCAGCAAGGGATGCAGCTGCCACCAGTTCTACTCAGCAGCAGCCAATGCAAACTGTGGATATGTCTTCGACACAAAGAACCGCTGTCGCAGCTCCTCCGCCTCCCCCCAAAGTTCCCCCTGGGATGCCGCCTGGGATGCCGCCTGGGGTGCCACCTTCAGGGCGACCAGCTCCCCCGCCTTCCTCGGCTGCACCAACTGTTGTATCTCGCACACCTGCAAAACCTGTAGGCCCTAGTCCGGGACAACCAACATTACGGGAAATCGTCGTCAAGGCTCATGAAAATGGAATTTCCGACATTCACGTAGGTGTATCTGAAGTTCCGCGCTTCCGCAAGCGGGGCGACATGGAAACGACTGACTATCCGTTAACGGATGAAGCAACTTTTATGAGCTGGTTGCGGGAAGTGATGAGTGATGCTCAGATTCGGGAATTTGAAGAACGTCTAGACTTTGACGGGGTAACGCAGTACGAGTTTTCGCGGGCACGGATCAACGTATTTGGTTCTATGCGCGGTCCGGCGATGGTAATGCGACTCATCCCGAACAATATCTTGACGATGGAGCAGCTACGGTTGCCAGAAGTATTTAAAGATATTTGTCATTACCATAAAGGGTTGATTTTGGTGACAGGGCCGACAGGTTCTGGTAAATCTACCACGATGGCTGCCATGATTGACTACATCAATAAAGAAATGGCAAAGCACATCATCACCATTGAAGACCCGATTGAATTTGTTCATACCAGTCGCAAGTCTCTAATTAAACACCGGGAAGTCGGTTTGAACACCTTGAAGTTTGACAACGCACTGAAAGCAGCGTTGCGGGAAGACCCCGACTTGATTCTGGTGGGGGAAATGCGTGATAAAGAAACGGTTAACACTGCGCTCAAAGCTGCTCAAACTGGTCACTTGGTAATGGGAACGCTACACACCAACAGCGCTGTGAAAACGATTGAGCGTATTCTCAATCTTTACTCAGCTGAGGAGCAGCATTCTATGAAGATAGCGATCGCTGAATCTCTTGTATCCATCATTTCCCAAGGTTTGTGCAAAACCACCGATGGGAAACGTGCTGCTTTCCACGACATCCTGATCAATACTGAGGCGATCAAAGATTACATCAAGGAAGGTAAGTATGAAGAGATTACCGGAATCATGCTTGCCTCCAGTTTTGACGGCATGATTACTATGAATAGAGCACTCCTCGACCTCTATCAAGAAGGTAGAATTACTGAAGAAACTGCCTTGGAAATGTCGCCTACTCCTAACGAGATGGCTCAATTCCTCCGAGGACGGGTATAA
- the wecB gene encoding non-hydrolyzing UDP-N-acetylglucosamine 2-epimerase: MLPSPFSICITLGTRPEAIKLAPVIQQFQRSPNFKTQVVLTGQHREMVQQVMQLFGLSADWNLEIMQRQQTLTDITFRSLRGLEAIFGQLQPQMVIVQGDTTTAFAATLAAFYQKIPVGHVEAGLRTDDLFNPYPEEANRRLISQLTQLHFAPTSLAVENLQRSGVTGEIHQTGNTVIDALLTVAKSQPECDIPGLDWNQYRVLLATVHRRENWGEPLQGIAEGFLHILDKFPDTALLLPLHRNPTVREPLQALLGTHERVFLTEPLDYAQLVGAIQRSYLLLTDSGGLQEEAPSLGKPVLVLRETTERPEAVTAGTAKLVGTDSNQILVAATQLLSNPDAYQKMATAINPFGDGRASEKILQIVEKYFSSC, encoded by the coding sequence ATGCTCCCATCTCCTTTTTCGATTTGCATCACCCTGGGAACCCGTCCGGAAGCGATTAAACTGGCACCAGTTATCCAGCAGTTCCAGCGATCGCCCAATTTTAAAACTCAGGTAGTTTTGACTGGTCAGCATCGAGAAATGGTTCAACAGGTGATGCAGCTATTTGGACTGAGTGCTGATTGGAATCTAGAAATCATGCAACGTCAGCAAACTCTCACAGATATTACCTTTCGCAGTTTGCGGGGACTAGAAGCCATATTTGGACAGTTGCAGCCACAAATGGTAATAGTTCAAGGCGATACAACCACAGCTTTTGCAGCTACTTTGGCGGCGTTTTACCAAAAAATCCCTGTAGGTCACGTAGAAGCGGGATTACGCACAGACGATCTATTTAATCCTTACCCAGAAGAAGCCAATCGACGGCTGATTTCCCAACTAACCCAGCTACATTTTGCGCCAACATCGCTGGCGGTGGAAAACCTGCAACGTTCTGGAGTGACGGGTGAAATTCACCAAACTGGAAATACAGTAATTGATGCTTTGCTGACGGTGGCGAAAAGTCAGCCAGAGTGCGACATTCCCGGTTTGGACTGGAATCAATACCGCGTACTTCTAGCAACAGTTCACCGCCGGGAGAACTGGGGGGAACCACTCCAAGGAATTGCAGAGGGATTTCTACATATATTAGATAAGTTTCCCGATACAGCTTTATTGTTACCCCTGCATCGAAATCCGACAGTGCGAGAACCTTTACAAGCACTTTTAGGAACTCACGAGAGAGTTTTTTTAACAGAACCCTTAGATTACGCCCAGCTTGTAGGCGCAATTCAACGCAGTTACTTGCTGTTAACAGATTCCGGGGGATTACAAGAGGAAGCACCGAGTTTAGGTAAACCAGTGCTAGTTTTACGGGAAACCACAGAAAGACCAGAAGCTGTAACAGCAGGTACAGCAAAATTGGTGGGTACCGACTCAAATCAAATTCTGGTTGCAGCGACCCAATTGTTAAGTAACCCAGATGCCTATCAAAAGATGGCAACAGCGATTAATCCTTTTGGCGATGGACGTGCATCTGAGAAAATTTTGCAAATTGTAGAGAAATATTTCTCTAGCTGTTAA
- the ilvN gene encoding acetolactate synthase small subunit has product MKHTLSVLVEDEAGVLTRIAGLFARRGFNIESLAVGPAENLGISRITMVVPGDDRIIEQLTKQLYKLVNVLKVQDITDTPCVERELMLLKVNATSSNRSEVVELAQIFRARVVDIAEDSLTLEVVGDPGKLVAIVQVLNKFGLREIARTGKIALTRESGVNTEFLKSLEAKL; this is encoded by the coding sequence ATGAAACACACCCTTTCTGTTTTAGTTGAAGATGAGGCGGGAGTTCTGACCCGAATAGCTGGTTTATTTGCCCGTCGCGGCTTTAATATTGAAAGCCTTGCTGTTGGGCCTGCCGAAAATTTGGGAATCTCCCGGATCACAATGGTTGTACCAGGAGATGATCGGATAATTGAGCAGCTTACTAAGCAGCTCTACAAGTTGGTGAATGTACTTAAGGTACAAGATATTACTGATACTCCGTGTGTTGAGCGAGAGTTGATGCTGCTGAAAGTAAATGCTACCAGCTCGAATCGCTCGGAAGTTGTCGAGTTAGCTCAGATTTTTCGCGCTAGGGTAGTAGATATCGCTGAGGATTCGCTGACCTTAGAAGTGGTAGGAGATCCAGGGAAGTTGGTAGCAATTGTCCAGGTGCTGAATAAATTTGGCTTACGGGAAATTGCTCGTACTGGTAAGATTGCCCTGACTCGCGAGTCAGGCGTTAATACAGAGTTTCTCAAGTCTTTGGAAGCCAAACTTTAA